In Desulfocurvus vexinensis DSM 17965, a genomic segment contains:
- a CDS encoding helix-turn-helix transcriptional regulator gives MLELGHEGRTRKRVDAMTQDFSKEQVLTILREKLPPIFSRKHVEELTGGVITAVSLAGLDKDGNGPKAFKIGGRVGYERDSFLEWLEQRVKPRGEQKQPGWLICPKGK, from the coding sequence GTGCTCGAACTGGGCCACGAGGGCAGAACTCGAAAAAGAGTGGACGCCATGACCCAGGATTTCAGCAAAGAACAAGTCCTCACTATCCTCCGCGAAAAGCTCCCTCCGATCTTCAGCAGGAAGCATGTTGAGGAATTAACCGGGGGCGTCATCACTGCTGTTTCTCTCGCTGGGCTGGACAAAGACGGAAACGGGCCGAAGGCGTTCAAAATCGGAGGCCGTGTCGGTTACGAAAGGGATTCCTTTCTTGAGTGGCTTGAGCAGAGGGTAAAACCTCGTGGAGAGCAGAAACAGCCCGGATGGCTGATATGTCCGAAAGGGAAATGA